The following proteins are co-located in the Macadamia integrifolia cultivar HAES 741 chromosome 3, SCU_Mint_v3, whole genome shotgun sequence genome:
- the LOC122073157 gene encoding uncharacterized protein LOC122073157, whose protein sequence is MPIARIGLISWFNRKVVDPVRQILQRGAEPNQLAFSTALGFTLGVFPICGVTFFLCGMAIALLGSRCHPPSVMLANFLATPVELSLLIPFLRFGEFISGGSHFPLTPDAFKKVLTGQASWEVLLSIAHALLGWLIAAPFILAALYLVLLPCFKFLVSKFGSPPSPRKQIHSPREIKLKVRDA, encoded by the exons ATGCCGATCGCGAGGATTGGGTTGATCTCATGGTTCAACAGGAAGGTCGTGGATCCTGTTCGGCAAATTCTCCAAAG GGGAGCAGAACCGAACCAACTAGCATTTTCGACGGCTCTTGGCTTCACTTTGGGAGTGTTCCCTATATGTG GGGTCACCTTCTTTCTTTGTGGGATGGCTATTGCACTGCTTGGTTCACGTTGTCATCCTCCAAGTGTGATGCTTGCAAACTTTCTTGCTACTCCAGTAGAGTTGAG TCTGCTGATTCCTTTCTTGCGCTTTGGGGAATTCATTTCTGGTGGTTCTCATTTCCCACTTACCCCTGATGCATTCAAGAAAGTATTGACTGGCCAAGCATCTTGGGAAGTCCTACTCAGCATTGCCCATGCG TTGCTAGGCTGGCTCATTGCGGCTCCATTCATCTTGGCTGCACTCTACCTTGTTCTTCTCCCATGTTTCAAGTTTCTGGTTTCCAAGTTTGGTAGTCCTCCAAGCCCAAGGAAGCAAATACATTCCCCCAGAGAAATCAAGCTCAAGGTAAGGGATGCTTAA
- the LOC122072825 gene encoding VQ motif-containing protein 31-like, whose translation MDKPAPVTMFIQTDTTRFRELVQRLTGQSPGNEGEAPKVTGFKRSMSKLHERRKYMISKLKVAKPGLQIKPGSTILQHSIAGFHSPCESIKFSFIASPLSTPSKAFSNLSIKGEEEEEEEGKWVLPEIDREEEEKAIKERRFYLHSSPRCRPGNSEPELLHLFPLISPKNVS comes from the coding sequence ATGGATAAACCGGCACCCGTGACGATGTTCATTCAGACCGATACAACCAGATTCCGGGAGCTTGTTCAACGGTTAACCGGACAATCCCCAGGCAATGAAGGGGAAGCACCGAAGGTCACAGGATTCAAGAGGTCAATGTCCAAACTCCATGAAAGAAGGAAATACATGATCTCAAAGCTCAAGGTAGCTAAACCCGGTTTGCAAATCAAACCAGGTTCAACCATTCTCCAACATTCAATAGCTGGGTTTCATTCCCCTTGTGAGTCCATTAAATTCAGCTTCATTGCAAGCCCTTTGAGCACCCCATCAAAGGCTTTCTCAAACCTTTCcatcaaaggagaagaagaagaagaagaagaagggaagtgGGTATTGCCTGAGAttgacagagaagaagaagagaaagctaTCAAAGAAAGAAGGTTTTACTTGCATTCTTCACCCAGGTGCAGACCGGGAAATTCTGAACCAGAATTACTTCACTTGTTTCCACTCATCTCTCCCAAAAATGTCtcgtga